GTCAGGTCCAGCCTGCTGGCGTACAGGACGACCTGGCCGTTGCCGTCGTCGCCGTCGATGTCgttgtagctctcgatgtgctggtgATACTTCCCCGTGAACGGAGGTGGAGGGGACGACGCCGGTTTCAGCGGGCCGGAGTGGCGTATGATGCCCTTGAGCACGGTGTGCTGCGACGCCAGCGCCTGCACCGCCGCCCTCGTGGGGAAGCCGGCGTTGGTCGCGAGGTGCTTGCAGCACTCCGGCGAGAGCTTCTCGTAGTTGATGCCCTTGCAGATCTTCATCTTCTCGTCGTCCTTCAGGCGAGCGTGAACCTGCGGCAATGAATGAACGGGTCAGAGCACGTTTCAGCTCGAGCAATTAATGCGATGCACTGCAGAGAATTCTGACAGAGCAAGAACAGTGAGCGTATCTGAGAATTTCGCGGGGAATGTACCTGGAAGTAGACATCGATGGCGCGGTAGAGCGCGTCGTGGGAGTCCCTCGCGGCGGCGGGCAGCGCGGTCGCCAGCTCCACGAACCTGGCCGGCCGGAGCGAGGGGTCCGGCGCGACCTCGGCCACGTACATGTCCATGAGCGCCCCCACCTTCTTTAGCCTCGGCGGCTCGACCTGCGCGCCGCCGGTATGGCGCATGAAGGCCTCCAAGAACCTGAACACCAGGCTCACGTCGTACAGGCTGCCCGTCCCGGACGGCGCCGGGACGAGCAGGTTGTCCAGCGTCGCGTGGTCCAGCTTGCGGCCAATCATGTCGACGAGCGTATCCTGACAAGCGCCGGCCAGCTTGAGCGGGGACGCGATCCTCAGGATGCCGAAGAGGCCCTTGCAAGAAACGGAGCTCCGGTCGAGGTCGGCGATGACGGTGATCGCAGCCTCCAGCATCGCCTTCTTGTCCTCCGCGTTCGCGCCGGCGATGCGGCACTTGAGGTAATAGAAGATGAAGCGGGCGACGATGCCGTGGTCGGCGCCCCTGGCCAGGAGCGCCTTGGCGACGCGCTCCACCATGCCGGGGCTGAGGACGACGAGGTCCTCGAACCACCAGGTGCGGCGCATGCTGAGGCTGCTGCACTTGGTGTCGCAGGAGAACCGGAACGCCGAGCTCTCCGGCGAGGAGCTCGTCGGCGTGGCGTCGCCCGGGACGGCCATCTGCGACAGCAGCGCGCCGACGACCCTGTCGAACACGCCGGTGGACTCGGCGAGCGGGAACATGCACTGACACTCCTTCACGGCGTCCACAACGGCCTGCCACGGCCAGTGCGGCATCTCTTCCAGGACCTTCTCCGTCATCTTCACCAGGCTCGGCTTAGCCGACGACGCGGGCGCGTCCGCCATGTCCATGAACTGAGCAGCGCACCGCAGCGCGCAGGCGTTGGCCGCGGTCACCGCTAGACCGGTGCCGCCGGTGTAGCAGAACCTCGCGACAAGCTCAAACGCCTCGGCGCCGCCGGGGAAGCCGTGCAGCGCTACTCTGCGATGAGGCGTCCGCGCCGGAGCTCTGACCGGCGAGTCGTCGGCCAATTCCTTGATCTTACCAATGAACGGCGCAAGAACGTCCTGCAAATGACCCATGAACAGAATTAGAACAAACGCTCTGCCTCATGGCATTGATGAAGCACGCCACACACGATTAGTACAGGGAATCCAAGGACACCGTGCTAATCCCCACCCACTCAAAGATGCCAAATTAATGCGGACACCAAAAGAAAGATCAGGTCCTTTGCAGAGAACAATCTAATCTTTTTAATGACGAGGAGCTACCGGCCGTTCTAGCCACCAGACGCCATTAAAGCTCGGGGAGGATCAGAGGAAGATGAGGTGTGGCTATGAAGCCATTAACGTAGTACGTACGCAGCACAAGCACAAGAAAACAATTAATTATGGCACAAACGAGCAGGCCACGGACAGTAGCACTACAGTTTCACCATTAAGAGGggatgaggaggaagagaaggacCGGCAATGGCGAGCCGCTCATTGATGGCGATAGAGAAATGGACGCAGTTTCACTGTGCGGCCATTAAAACGCCCCCACGCCCCTCTTCAATTCAATGGAATGGATCCCACACTCATTGCGCTTAAATGGGAAGAAGATCGCGACGCCTTCGGCGGGGAAGAAACAGATGGGATTTGTCTGAGCTACGATGTAATAAACGCAGTAGTGGAATTGCAGGAGAGAATGAGGATTGCAATCAAGGCGATTCAATTCCATGGCAGTGCGACAggcaggctggagaagaagagGCCGAGAGTAAAATTACAGCAAGAACATGGGGTTTCAGAGGACAGGGGGTGCAGAGATTTTAGTCCATGGACTGACATCAAAGACAGGATTCGCGGCAGGAAGAACAAGAGCTAGAAGCTCTGAGATGCTAACGGAAACAGCAGCAAGTGACAAGATACACTCGGCCCCAAAACGGCTAGAGATCCAGAGGATACTACC
This region of Lolium perenne isolate Kyuss_39 chromosome 2, Kyuss_2.0, whole genome shotgun sequence genomic DNA includes:
- the LOC127333194 gene encoding BTB/POZ domain-containing protein At3g22104 isoform X1, translating into MGCVLEVDVDGEGVFFVDKDVLAPFIGKIKELADDSPVRAPARTPHRRVALHGFPGGAEAFELVARFCYTGGTGLAVTAANACALRCAAQFMDMADAPASSAKPSLVKMTEKVLEEMPHWPWQAVVDAVKECQCMFPLAESTGVFDRVVGALLSQMAVPGDATPTSSSPESSAFRFSCDTKCSSLSMRRTWWFEDLVVLSPGMVERVAKALLARGADHGIVARFIFYYLKCRIAGANAEDKKAMLEAAITVIADLDRSSVSCKGLFGILRIASPLKLAGACQDTLVDMIGRKLDHATLDNLLVPAPSGTGSLYDVSLVFRFLEAFMRHTGGAQVEPPRLKKVGALMDMYVAEVAPDPSLRPARFVELATALPAAARDSHDALYRAIDVYFQVHARLKDDEKMKICKGINYEKLSPECCKHLATNAGFPTRAAVQALASQHTVLKGIIRHSGPLKPASSPPPPFTGKYHQHIESYNDIDGDDGNGQVVLYASRLDLTLENQNLKSLLDGMHWRVMELEKVCSRMKTQMTKMKSSRRRAARSLPKMCS
- the LOC127333194 gene encoding BTB/POZ domain-containing protein At3g22104 isoform X3, whose protein sequence is MDMADAPASSAKPSLVKMTEKVLEEMPHWPWQAVVDAVKECQCMFPLAESTGVFDRVVGALLSQMAVPGDATPTSSSPESSAFRFSCDTKCSSLSMRRTWWFEDLVVLSPGMVERVAKALLARGADHGIVARFIFYYLKCRIAGANAEDKKAMLEAAITVIADLDRSSVSCKGLFGILRIASPLKLAGACQDTLVDMIGRKLDHATLDNLLVPAPSGTGSLYDVSLVFRFLEAFMRHTGGAQVEPPRLKKVGALMDMYVAEVAPDPSLRPARFVELATALPAAARDSHDALYRAIDVYFQVHARLKDDEKMKICKGINYEKLSPECCKHLATNAGFPTRAAVQALASQHTVLKGIIRHSGPLKPASSPPPPFTGKYHQHIESYNDIDGDDGNGQVVLYASRLDLTLENQNLKSLLDGMHWRVMELEKVCSRMKTQMTKMKSSRRRAARSLPKMCS
- the LOC127333194 gene encoding BTB/POZ domain-containing protein At3g22104 isoform X2 — translated: MSGSPLPDVLAPFIGKIKELADDSPVRAPARTPHRRVALHGFPGGAEAFELVARFCYTGGTGLAVTAANACALRCAAQFMDMADAPASSAKPSLVKMTEKVLEEMPHWPWQAVVDAVKECQCMFPLAESTGVFDRVVGALLSQMAVPGDATPTSSSPESSAFRFSCDTKCSSLSMRRTWWFEDLVVLSPGMVERVAKALLARGADHGIVARFIFYYLKCRIAGANAEDKKAMLEAAITVIADLDRSSVSCKGLFGILRIASPLKLAGACQDTLVDMIGRKLDHATLDNLLVPAPSGTGSLYDVSLVFRFLEAFMRHTGGAQVEPPRLKKVGALMDMYVAEVAPDPSLRPARFVELATALPAAARDSHDALYRAIDVYFQVHARLKDDEKMKICKGINYEKLSPECCKHLATNAGFPTRAAVQALASQHTVLKGIIRHSGPLKPASSPPPPFTGKYHQHIESYNDIDGDDGNGQVVLYASRLDLTLENQNLKSLLDGMHWRVMELEKVCSRMKTQMTKMKSSRRRAARSLPKMCS